In Xyrauchen texanus isolate HMW12.3.18 chromosome 35, RBS_HiC_50CHRs, whole genome shotgun sequence, one DNA window encodes the following:
- the LOC127629064 gene encoding uncharacterized protein LOC127629064, producing the protein MFPPGDVDKCREISEKLTGVKMMEIPWEVCNASFVKSGYTWASFSDVLHQYEFARNLANRTVFNMDHLHDYLEDKCYNPTSMAYNVTAWMHLQVFKLNIEMMYTRAKTSLVPLKYEELLWDNYKSFQVRMWPQLSDVAIGDEWFDRAKQFRQFLSPIPSVQEIRDLESKAPSEDCAKHRLTHPMGPAWRPVDKSKKANEAELSLCVAELKQKTEYFPRLKAQTARQKCITAFLEQIKTNDPFAGYEYLNSVWLKSKGTPWYTDSEPPSAIAVALVLAFSVGAIFTDMTERVEEYVEEAWEEFVAASEDLVMGAVKYVLYAFGALLGVGVLCLCVWMCVRFCFSYVCRSACSNLNPSEEENRLRKLTTCLKEKLKKDNIHALL; encoded by the coding sequence atgtttcctcctggagatgttgataaatgtagagaaatttctgagaagctcaccggtgtgaagatgatggagataccctgggaggtgtgtaatgcttcttttgttaagtcaggttacacttgggctagtttttctgatgtgttgcaccagtatgagtttgctaggaaccttgctaacagaactgttttcaacatggatcacttgcatgattaccttgaagataaatgttataatcctacatcgatggcttataatgtgacagcatggatgcacttgcaagtgtttaaactgaatattgaaatgatgtacactcgagcaaagactagtctggtacctttaaagtatgaggagctgttgtgggacaattataaatcatttcaggtgaggatgtggcctcagttgtccgatgtagctattggagatgagtggtttgacagggcaaaacaatttagacaatttctgagtccaattccttcagtacaggaaatcagagatctagagtctaaggctccatcagaggactgtgctaaacacaggttgacacaccccatgggtcctgcatggcgtccagttgataagagtaagaaagctaacgaagcagagctgtctctttgtgttgcagagttgaagcagaagactgaatattttcctcggttgaaggcgcaaacagctcggcagaaatgtatcactgcatttctggaacagataaaaactaatgatccatttgcaggttatgagtatttgaattctgtatggcttaaatctaagggcactccatggtatactgattcggaacctccgtctgctatagcagtagcattggttttggctttttcggtaggagcaatatttactgacatgacggaaagagtggaggaatatgtggaggaagcttgggaggagtttgtggctgcgtcagaggatttggtcatgggagctgttaaatatgtgttatatgcttttggagctcttttgggagtgggtgtcctctgtctgtgtgtgtggatgtgtgttcgtttctgtttttcttatgtatgcaggtctgcttgcagtaacttgaacccttccgaggaggagaaccgactgagaaaactgacgacatgcttgaaagagaaacttaagaaggataacatccatgccctgttgtga